One segment of Macrotis lagotis isolate mMagLag1 chromosome 1, bilby.v1.9.chrom.fasta, whole genome shotgun sequence DNA contains the following:
- the ENTPD8 gene encoding ectonucleoside triphosphate diphosphohydrolase 8 isoform X2 has translation MGYSWRDVVFNVFLGATIISGIIALILFLVDGSDIFLSSQDKFGMVFDAGSSHTSLYVYKWPAEKENDTGIVSQALSCNVEGPGISHFLNDPEKAGESLRVCMEQALALIPEEKHQETPTFLGATAGMRLLREKNGSQAERIFEEITKVLGQFPVNFQGAQILTGNEEGSFGWITINYILETLVKYTFSGEWIQPPMAEMVGALDLGGASTQISFLPLDPIDDSSTKATFHLYGNNYSVYTHSYLCYGQNEIQKRLLAHFVQIRPSEVVRNPCYPGGYEEMLSLTDLYDTPCIQNFQSSMQSVKVEGTGNPEACHSAIYSLFNFSTCQGRENCAFNGIYQPQQHGQFYAFSGFYYTFHFLNLTGQPLHTVNTTIWEFCQKPWKQVEASYPEQKQRLHNYCTNAIYILILLTNGYKFDNGTWNNIHFTKQVHLEGLLLAISE, from the exons ATGGGGTACTCCTGGAGAGATGTAGTCTTCAATGTCTTCCTGGGAGCCACAATAATATCAGGAATCATTGCCCTCATCCTCTTTCTTGTGGATGGCTCAGACATCTTCCTGTCTTCACAGGACAAG TTTGGGATGGTGTTTGATGCTGGATCCTCACACACATCTCTCTATGTCTACAAGTGGccagcagaaaaagaaaatgacactgGTATTGTGAGCCAGGCTCTGTCCTGCAACGTGGAAG GGCCTGGGATTTCTCATTTCCTCAATGACCCAGAGAAAGCTGGTGAAAGCTTGAGGGTTTGTATGGAGCAGGCACTGGCCCTTATCCCAGAAGAAAAGCATCAGGAGACTCCGACTTTCCTTGGGGCCACAGCAGGGATGAGGCTTCTGAG AGAGAAGAATGGTTCCCAGGCAGAACGGATCTTTGAAGAAATCACCAAGGTTCTGGGGCAGTTCCCTGTCAATTTCCAGGGGGCCCAAATTCTGACAGGGAATGAGGAAGGCTCCTTTGGCTGGATCACTATTAACTACATCCTGGAGACCCTGGTGAAG TACACCTTCTCAGGGGAGTGGATTCAACCCCCTATGGCTGAGATGGTGGGAGCCCTAGATCTAGGTGGAGCTTCGACACAGATCTCCTTCCTTCCACTTGATCCCATCGATGATTCAAGCACCAAGGCCACTTTCCACCTCTATGGGAATAACTACAGTGTCTACACACACAGTTACCTGTGCTATGGACAGAATGAGATTCAAAAACGACTCCTAGCACATTTTGTACAG ATCAGACCTTCTGAAGTGGTCCGGAACCCATGCTACCCTGGTGGATATGAGGAGATGCTATCTCTGACTGATCTGTATGACACTCCTTGTATCCAGAACTTCCAGTCATCCATGCAGAGTGTCAAGGTGGAGGGGACAGGAAACCCAGAAGCTTGCCACTCTGCCATCTATAGTCTCTTCAACTTCTCTACCTGTCAGGGCCGTGAAAACTGTGCCTTTAATGGCATCTACCAGCCTCAGCAGCATGGCCAATTCTAT gcATTTTCTGGATTCTATTACACTTTCCACTTCTTGAACCTCACAGGCCAGCCTTTGCATACTGTGAATACAACCATTTGGGAATTCTGCCAAAAGCCCTGGAAGCAG GTGGAGGCAAGCTACCCTGAGCAGAAGCAAAGACTACACAACTATTGTACAAATGCCATATACATCCTCATCCTCCTGACCAATGGCTACAAATTTGATAATGGAACATGGAACAACATCCACTTCACCAAACAG GTGCATCTTGAAGGCTTGCTACTGGCCATCTCTGAGTGA
- the ENTPD8 gene encoding ectonucleoside triphosphate diphosphohydrolase 8 isoform X1, with amino-acid sequence MGYSWRDVVFNVFLGATIISGIIALILFLVDGSDIFLSSQDKFGMVFDAGSSHTSLYVYKWPAEKENDTGIVSQALSCNVEGPGISHFLNDPEKAGESLRVCMEQALALIPEEKHQETPTFLGATAGMRLLREKNGSQAERIFEEITKVLGQFPVNFQGAQILTGNEEGSFGWITINYILETLVKYTFSGEWIQPPMAEMVGALDLGGASTQISFLPLDPIDDSSTKATFHLYGNNYSVYTHSYLCYGQNEIQKRLLAHFVQIRPSEVVRNPCYPGGYEEMLSLTDLYDTPCIQNFQSSMQSVKVEGTGNPEACHSAIYSLFNFSTCQGRENCAFNGIYQPQQHGQFYAFSGFYYTFHFLNLTGQPLHTVNTTIWEFCQKPWKQVEASYPEQKQRLHNYCTNAIYILILLTNGYKFDNGTWNNIHFTKQAAGTDVGWTLGYMLNMTNMIPAEAPSHRWAHSHSVWASGIFFIVLTVVTSIGSGLIYCFWSPD; translated from the exons ATGGGGTACTCCTGGAGAGATGTAGTCTTCAATGTCTTCCTGGGAGCCACAATAATATCAGGAATCATTGCCCTCATCCTCTTTCTTGTGGATGGCTCAGACATCTTCCTGTCTTCACAGGACAAG TTTGGGATGGTGTTTGATGCTGGATCCTCACACACATCTCTCTATGTCTACAAGTGGccagcagaaaaagaaaatgacactgGTATTGTGAGCCAGGCTCTGTCCTGCAACGTGGAAG GGCCTGGGATTTCTCATTTCCTCAATGACCCAGAGAAAGCTGGTGAAAGCTTGAGGGTTTGTATGGAGCAGGCACTGGCCCTTATCCCAGAAGAAAAGCATCAGGAGACTCCGACTTTCCTTGGGGCCACAGCAGGGATGAGGCTTCTGAG AGAGAAGAATGGTTCCCAGGCAGAACGGATCTTTGAAGAAATCACCAAGGTTCTGGGGCAGTTCCCTGTCAATTTCCAGGGGGCCCAAATTCTGACAGGGAATGAGGAAGGCTCCTTTGGCTGGATCACTATTAACTACATCCTGGAGACCCTGGTGAAG TACACCTTCTCAGGGGAGTGGATTCAACCCCCTATGGCTGAGATGGTGGGAGCCCTAGATCTAGGTGGAGCTTCGACACAGATCTCCTTCCTTCCACTTGATCCCATCGATGATTCAAGCACCAAGGCCACTTTCCACCTCTATGGGAATAACTACAGTGTCTACACACACAGTTACCTGTGCTATGGACAGAATGAGATTCAAAAACGACTCCTAGCACATTTTGTACAG ATCAGACCTTCTGAAGTGGTCCGGAACCCATGCTACCCTGGTGGATATGAGGAGATGCTATCTCTGACTGATCTGTATGACACTCCTTGTATCCAGAACTTCCAGTCATCCATGCAGAGTGTCAAGGTGGAGGGGACAGGAAACCCAGAAGCTTGCCACTCTGCCATCTATAGTCTCTTCAACTTCTCTACCTGTCAGGGCCGTGAAAACTGTGCCTTTAATGGCATCTACCAGCCTCAGCAGCATGGCCAATTCTAT gcATTTTCTGGATTCTATTACACTTTCCACTTCTTGAACCTCACAGGCCAGCCTTTGCATACTGTGAATACAACCATTTGGGAATTCTGCCAAAAGCCCTGGAAGCAG GTGGAGGCAAGCTACCCTGAGCAGAAGCAAAGACTACACAACTATTGTACAAATGCCATATACATCCTCATCCTCCTGACCAATGGCTACAAATTTGATAATGGAACATGGAACAACATCCACTTCACCAAACAG GCTGCCGGCACTGATGTCGGCTGGACCCTGGGCTATATGCTGAATATGACCAATATGATCCCAGCTGAAGCACCCAGCCATCGGTGGGCACACAGTCACAGTGTCTGGGCTTCTGGTATCTTCTTTATCGTCCTGACAGTAGTCACAAGCATTGGGTCTGGACTCATCTACTGTTTTTGGAGCCCGGACTAG